The Euleptes europaea isolate rEulEur1 chromosome 2, rEulEur1.hap1, whole genome shotgun sequence genome has a segment encoding these proteins:
- the FAM32A gene encoding protein FAM32A, with translation MAEYEAVQKGPLRLKSGAGVAAAGKRKKKKDKDKSKIVDQTVSSKNQEEEKKRTLDKRTPAQLAYEKMQEKRQMERILKKASKTHKQRVEDFNRHLDTLTEHYDIPKVSWTK, from the exons ATGGCGGAGTACGAGGCGGTGCAGAAAGGCCCCCTGCGCCTGAAGAGCGGCGCCGGCGTGGCCGCGGCAGGAaagag gaagaagaaaaaagacaaaGATAAAAGCAAAATCGTGGACCAGACTGTGAGCAGCAAaaaccaggaggaggagaagaagcgaACTCTGGACAAGCGGACTCCAGCACAGCTGGCCTATGAGAAGATGCAGGAGAAGCGG CAAATGGAACGGATTTTGAAGAAAGCCTCCAAAACCCACAAACAGAGAGTAGAG GACTTTAACAGGCATCTGGACACTCTGACAGAGCATTACGACATCCCCAAAGTCAGCTGGACTAAATGA
- the RAB8A gene encoding ras-related protein Rab-8A, whose product MAKSYDYLFKLLLIGDSGVGKTCALFRFSEDAFNATFISTIGIDFKIRTVELDGKKIKLQIWDTAGQERFRTITTAYYRGAMGIMLVYDITNEKSFENIRNWVRNIEEHASPDVEKMILGNKCDMNQKRQVSREQGEKLALSFGIKFMETSAKANINIENAFFTLARDIKAKMDKKLEGNSPQGCSQGVKISPELQKKSSIFRCALL is encoded by the exons ATGGCGAAGAGCTACGACTACCTGTTCAAGCTGCTGCTGATCGGCGACTCCGGGGTGGGCAAGACGTGCGCGCTCTTCCGCTTCAGCGAGGACGCCTTCAACGCCACCTTCATCTCCACCAtcg GCATCGACTTCAAGATCCGCACCGTCGAGCTGGACGGCAAGAAGATCAAGCTGCAGATCtg GGACACGGCCGGGCAGGAGCGCTTCCGGACCATCACGACGGCCTACTACCGAGGGGCCATG GGTATCATGCTGGTATATGATATCACTAATGAGAAATCCTTTGAAAATATTCGTAACTGGGTCAGGAATATTGAAGAG cACGCTTCCCCAGATGTAGAAAAAATGATCCTTGGAAACAAATGCGATATGAACCAGAAGCGGCAAGTGTCCAGGGAGCAAGGAGAGAAG CTGGCCCTTAGTTTTGGAATTAAGTTCATGGAGACCAGCGCAAAGGCAAACATTAATATAGAGAAC gcatttTTTACTCTTGCAAGAGACATCAAAGCAAAGATGGACAAGAAACTG GAAGGCAACAGCCCCCAAGGCTGCAGCCAGGGTGTAAAGATCAGCCCGGAGCTACAGAAGAAAAGCAGCATTTTCCGATGTGCCCTACTCTGA